In Thermococcus sp. M39, the following are encoded in one genomic region:
- a CDS encoding transketolase C-terminal domain-containing protein encodes MAHGFMVPVALQVAEKLKDISISIADFHAIKPLDERILLKIAKKANLIVTLEEHSIYGV; translated from the coding sequence TTGGCCCACGGTTTTATGGTTCCAGTTGCCCTTCAAGTTGCAGAGAAACTCAAAGACATCAGCATTAGCATTGCCGATTTTCATGCCATAAAGCCACTGGACGAGAGGATCCTCCTTAAAATCGCTAAGAAAGCAAATCTTATAGTAACGCTCGAAGAACACAGTATATATGGGGTTTGA